In the genome of Thermoplasmatales archaeon, one region contains:
- the purE gene encoding 5-(carboxyamino)imidazole ribonucleotide mutase, with product MKVMIVMGSKSDEEVGKKAAETLEKFGVPYEMVFASAHRTPEKIKEIASSDADIFIAIAGLSAALPGSIASHTTKPVIGVPVSGKLNLDAILSIVQMPPGVPVAAVGLDRGENAALLAVEILALKYEELAEKLEGERRKMREKYV from the coding sequence ATGAAGGTTATGATAGTCATGGGTTCTAAAAGCGATGAAGAAGTTGGAAAAAAAGCTGCTGAAACTTTGGAAAAATTTGGTGTTCCATATGAAATGGTATTTGCCTCCGCCCATCGAACACCCGAAAAAATAAAGGAAATTGCATCAAGTGATGCAGATATATTCATTGCAATCGCTGGTTTATCAGCCGCCCTCCCTGGAAGCATAGCATCACATACAACAAAGCCAGTTATAGGTGTTCCAGTTTCTGGAAAGCTAAATTTGGATGCCATTCTTTCAATTGTGCAGATGCCACCCGGCGTGCCGGTTGCTGCTGTTGGGCTTGATAGGGGAGAAAATGCGGCATTGCTTGCGGTTGAAATTCTTGCTCTGAAATATGAGGAACTTGCTGAAAAACTTGAGGGAGAAAGGAGGAAAATGAGGGAGAAATATGTTTGA